A stretch of Flavobacterium sp. N1994 DNA encodes these proteins:
- the thrC gene encoding threonine synthase produces MNYYSLNNKSHKVSFQEAVVAGLAPDRGLYFPESITPLPDSFFQNIEQLSHEAIAYEAIKQFVGDEIPEKELKRIIAETLCFDFPCVPVEDNVYSLELFHGPTMAFKDVGARFMSRCLGYFNRNDDKHVTVLVATSGDTGGAVASGFLGVKGVEVIILYPSGKVSDIQERQLTTLGQNIKALEVDGVFDDCQDMVKKAFLDESLKHKNLTSANSINIARWLPQMFYIFFAYQQLKKHNKPIILSCPSGNFGNICAGIMAKRLGLPIAHFVASTNANDTVPRFLEKGNYDPKPSIATISNAMDVGNPSNFIRIQELYHNDLSEFEKDFSSYSYTDTETEITIKDIYKSTQYIAEPHGAVGYLGLKKELAKQPNSIGVFLETAHPIKFLDVVEPLLGIKLPIPTQIESVLGKEKVSTKIATYDEFKSFLES; encoded by the coding sequence ATGAACTATTACAGTCTAAACAATAAATCTCATAAAGTTAGTTTTCAAGAAGCAGTTGTTGCTGGACTTGCACCCGACAGGGGGTTGTATTTCCCAGAAAGCATAACTCCTCTACCCGATTCTTTCTTTCAAAATATAGAACAACTTTCCCATGAAGCAATAGCTTATGAAGCCATTAAACAATTCGTGGGTGATGAAATTCCAGAAAAGGAACTAAAACGCATCATAGCGGAAACCTTATGTTTTGATTTTCCCTGTGTGCCAGTAGAAGATAATGTCTATTCATTAGAATTATTTCACGGCCCCACAATGGCATTCAAAGATGTAGGTGCTCGTTTCATGTCGCGTTGTTTGGGGTATTTTAACCGTAATGATGACAAACACGTTACCGTTTTAGTAGCAACATCTGGAGATACTGGAGGGGCTGTAGCTAGTGGGTTTTTAGGTGTTAAAGGGGTTGAAGTAATTATTCTATATCCATCAGGTAAAGTCAGTGATATTCAAGAAAGACAATTGACTACTTTAGGTCAGAATATAAAGGCGTTAGAAGTCGATGGCGTTTTTGATGATTGTCAAGATATGGTCAAAAAGGCCTTCTTAGATGAAAGTTTGAAACACAAAAACCTAACCTCAGCCAATTCGATTAACATAGCTCGTTGGTTGCCTCAGATGTTTTATATTTTCTTTGCGTACCAACAATTAAAAAAACACAACAAACCGATTATTCTTTCTTGCCCTAGCGGCAACTTCGGTAATATTTGTGCTGGTATTATGGCCAAAAGATTAGGATTGCCTATAGCTCACTTTGTAGCTTCAACGAATGCTAACGATACGGTTCCAAGATTTTTAGAAAAAGGAAACTATGATCCAAAACCATCAATAGCTACCATTTCCAACGCTATGGATGTAGGGAATCCAAGTAATTTTATCCGAATTCAGGAATTGTATCATAACGATTTATCCGAATTTGAAAAGGATTTCTCTTCCTACAGTTATACCGATACTGAAACCGAAATCACTATAAAAGACATTTACAAAAGCACCCAATATATTGCTGAACCCCACGGAGCAGTTGGCTATCTTGGTCTGAAAAAAGAACTGGCAAAACAACCTAATAGCATTGGTGTATTTTTAGAAACTGCTCATCCCATAAAATTCTTAGATGTGGTCGAGCCTTTATTAGGAATCAAACTTCCTATTCCAACCCAAATAGAAAGTGTCTTAGGAAAAGAGAAAGTGAGTACCAAAATCGCTACTTACGACGAGTTTAAATCTTTTCTCGAAAGCTAA
- a CDS encoding homoserine kinase — protein sequence MENEIKIFCPATVANLNCGFDVMGLCLEGIGDEMIIRKVTEKGIRITKIVGADLPLETEKNVAGVAGLALLNATSSDFGFEIEIHKKIKAGSGIGSSSASAAGAVFGINELLGKPFSKHELVYFAMKGEVVASGSEHADNVAPCVLGGFTLVRGYNPLDVIQIESPSELYAVVLHPHIEVKTSDSRAVLSPTVPLKSAITQWGNLGGLIAGLYTKDYELIGRSLQDVIVEPARKHLIPNFDQVKNSALEAGALGAGISGAGPSIFALCKGECSAHTVAKSMSNAYSNSGIAFDIHISKVNDEGTKIITTRG from the coding sequence ATGGAAAACGAAATCAAAATATTCTGCCCCGCCACTGTAGCCAATCTCAATTGCGGTTTTGACGTAATGGGGTTGTGTCTAGAAGGCATTGGTGATGAAATGATTATTAGAAAAGTCACAGAAAAAGGAATCAGAATCACTAAAATTGTTGGGGCCGATTTACCTTTAGAAACTGAAAAAAATGTAGCTGGAGTAGCAGGTTTGGCCTTATTGAATGCGACCTCATCCGACTTTGGTTTTGAAATCGAAATCCATAAAAAGATAAAAGCTGGTAGTGGTATTGGCAGTTCTTCTGCTAGTGCTGCTGGTGCTGTTTTTGGTATCAACGAACTTTTAGGAAAACCTTTTTCCAAACACGAGTTAGTCTATTTTGCCATGAAAGGCGAAGTAGTAGCCAGCGGTAGCGAACATGCCGATAATGTAGCGCCTTGTGTCTTAGGTGGTTTTACTTTAGTGCGAGGGTATAATCCTTTGGATGTTATTCAAATCGAAAGCCCTAGCGAACTTTATGCTGTGGTGTTACATCCGCATATTGAAGTCAAAACTTCCGATTCTCGTGCGGTACTTTCACCAACGGTTCCTTTAAAAAGTGCCATTACCCAATGGGGAAATTTGGGTGGATTAATTGCTGGTTTATATACTAAGGATTACGAACTCATAGGTCGTTCTTTGCAAGATGTTATTGTAGAACCCGCTAGAAAGCACTTGATTCCGAATTTTGACCAAGTAAAAAATAGTGCTTTAGAAGCTGGTGCCTTAGGTGCTGGAATTTCTGGTGCTGGACCCTCAATATTTGCTTTGTGCAAAGGAGAATGCAGTGCTCATACTGTTGCCAAAAGCATGAGTAATGCCTACTCCAACAGCGGAATTGCTTTTGATATTCACATTTCAAAAGTAAATGATGAAGGAACAAAAATAATTACGACTCGAGGCTAA
- a CDS encoding PAS domain-containing sensor histidine kinase has translation MSAVKSHSNQYLISILSVATISLLGMAIRDLIDYKILGYLLLFLVSILAIFLEIKPVLLAAVLSALALDFLFIKPYYTLHIDNAQDALLLLLFFIIALINAVLTYKIKRMQKAIHMKEARANTMKLYNTLLDSLSHELRTPIAAIIGSIDTLQQNDVTLSNESKTNLFNEIEKASMKLNYQVENLLNMSRLESGYIQPKLDWCDVKELAYNTCNRLTDELKDHKWVIITDDNLPLFKLDYGLMEQILYNLIYNASQYTPKGAKIQIEIKYDVDTDYDAHMNVIKKCIIIIKDDGYGFPEEEIDKAFDKFYRLQSSKTGGTGLGLSIVKGFVEAQNGTIKLSNADEGGAIFEMTFAVDCLSTNTVENE, from the coding sequence ATGTCAGCAGTAAAAAGCCATAGCAATCAATACTTAATTAGCATCCTTTCGGTAGCCACGATTTCCTTATTAGGGATGGCGATTAGAGACCTAATTGATTATAAAATCTTAGGGTATTTGTTGTTGTTTCTGGTTTCAATCCTAGCTATCTTTTTAGAAATAAAACCTGTATTGTTGGCGGCGGTTTTAAGTGCGTTAGCCTTAGATTTTCTTTTTATAAAACCCTATTATACGCTACATATAGATAATGCTCAAGATGCTTTATTGCTCTTGTTATTCTTCATCATTGCCTTAATAAATGCGGTCTTGACTTATAAAATCAAACGCATGCAAAAGGCCATTCACATGAAAGAAGCCCGTGCCAATACTATGAAGTTATATAACACTTTACTAGATTCTCTTTCCCATGAATTGCGTACTCCAATCGCTGCTATTATTGGTTCTATAGATACATTGCAACAAAATGATGTGACTCTATCCAACGAAAGCAAAACCAATTTATTCAACGAAATAGAAAAAGCTTCGATGAAATTGAATTATCAAGTCGAAAACTTACTCAACATGTCACGTCTAGAATCAGGATATATCCAACCCAAATTAGATTGGTGTGATGTTAAAGAATTGGCTTATAATACCTGCAATCGTTTGACTGATGAGTTGAAAGATCATAAATGGGTAATTATAACTGATGACAATTTGCCTTTATTCAAACTCGATTATGGTTTGATGGAGCAAATTCTTTACAACTTGATTTACAATGCTTCCCAATATACTCCCAAAGGAGCCAAAATCCAAATCGAAATCAAATATGATGTTGATACCGATTATGATGCTCATATGAACGTTATCAAAAAATGTATTATCATTATTAAAGATGACGGTTATGGTTTTCCAGAAGAAGAAATCGACAAAGCCTTTGATAAATTCTATCGTTTGCAGAGTTCTAAAACGGGCGGAACAGGTTTAGGATTGTCTATTGTAAAAGGTTTTGTAGAAGCACAAAATGGAACTATAAAACTCAGTAATGCAGATGAAGGGGGCGCTATCTTTGAAATGACCTTTGCGGTTGATTGTTTATCCACCAATACCGTTGAAAATGAGTAA
- a CDS encoding KUP/HAK/KT family potassium transporter, which translates to MNLPTKQKVTGITLLVALGIIYGDIGTSPLYVMKAIIGDKPINELLVYGAVSCVFWTLTFQTTLKYIILTLSADNHGEGGVFSLYALVKRFGKGRLVIPTILGATTLLADGIITPPISVASAVEGLGDVIPDIPTIPIVVVIISLLFIFQRFGTQKVGSIFGPAMFIWFCMLFVLGVSQIIHHPMIIKALNPMYGYELLTQYPKGFWLLGAVFLCTTGAEALYSDLGHCGKENIRITWVFVKISLVVNYLGQSAWLMSQGKEFLEGRNPFYAIMPHWFLLIGIVISTFATIIASQALISGSFTLINEAISLNFWPRVTLKNPTNLKGQIYIPSINNILWFGCILMILYFKNSTNMEAAYGFSITIAMMMTTVLLTYYLIYIKKVRLSLVTLILVVFAIIEVSFFIANVSKIKQRWMFLFFELFIFMVMYVWYYSRKINNRFLKFTNLMEQTETLATLSEDDAIPKYATHLIYLSKADKTYEIEEKIIKSIFAKQPKRADVYWFFHINRTNEPFTLNYEVVELLDDKVIKIILNIGFRVQPKVELYFKKIVQDLVNQKQLNLHIRPDGSSKYNSEPDFKFVIIEKFISVENEFAFKEGWLLTSYFWLKKLSLSDEKAFGLDKSDVAIEEYPMVYSPVTNLELNRK; encoded by the coding sequence ATGAATCTTCCCACCAAACAAAAAGTCACCGGCATTACCTTATTAGTTGCCTTAGGTATCATTTACGGTGATATCGGAACAAGTCCGCTTTATGTAATGAAAGCCATAATCGGGGATAAACCCATTAATGAACTCTTAGTGTATGGCGCCGTTTCCTGCGTCTTTTGGACCTTGACTTTCCAAACCACTTTAAAGTACATTATACTAACACTCTCAGCTGATAATCATGGGGAAGGCGGAGTGTTTTCGCTTTATGCTTTGGTAAAACGCTTTGGCAAAGGGCGATTAGTAATCCCAACGATATTAGGAGCCACAACTTTATTAGCTGATGGAATCATAACGCCACCTATTTCAGTAGCTTCGGCTGTAGAAGGCTTAGGAGATGTCATTCCAGATATTCCCACTATTCCTATTGTAGTGGTAATTATTTCGTTGCTTTTTATTTTCCAACGTTTCGGAACCCAAAAAGTAGGCTCTATTTTCGGCCCCGCTATGTTCATTTGGTTTTGCATGTTGTTTGTTTTAGGGGTTTCCCAAATCATTCATCATCCCATGATTATCAAAGCCTTGAACCCAATGTATGGCTATGAATTATTAACCCAATATCCCAAAGGGTTTTGGCTTTTAGGAGCGGTCTTCTTATGTACCACTGGAGCAGAAGCCTTGTATTCCGACTTAGGACATTGTGGTAAAGAGAATATCCGCATCACTTGGGTCTTTGTTAAGATTAGTTTGGTAGTCAATTATCTGGGACAATCCGCTTGGTTAATGAGTCAAGGTAAAGAGTTTTTAGAAGGAAGAAATCCGTTTTATGCCATCATGCCGCATTGGTTCTTATTGATTGGGATAGTCATCTCTACTTTTGCTACTATAATAGCTTCTCAAGCTTTAATTAGCGGTTCTTTTACCTTGATTAATGAAGCCATATCGTTAAACTTTTGGCCCCGAGTTACTTTAAAAAACCCAACCAATTTAAAAGGGCAAATTTATATTCCATCAATTAATAATATCCTTTGGTTTGGCTGTATCTTGATGATTTTGTATTTCAAAAACTCCACCAATATGGAAGCGGCTTATGGCTTTTCCATCACCATTGCCATGATGATGACTACGGTGTTGCTCACGTATTATTTGATTTATATTAAAAAAGTACGACTGTCATTAGTAACGCTTATTTTAGTGGTGTTTGCCATCATCGAAGTCTCCTTTTTTATTGCTAATGTTTCCAAAATAAAACAACGTTGGATGTTCTTATTCTTCGAGTTGTTCATTTTTATGGTGATGTATGTTTGGTATTACTCTAGAAAAATTAATAACCGTTTCTTGAAGTTTACCAATTTGATGGAACAAACTGAAACCTTGGCAACACTTAGCGAAGATGATGCCATTCCAAAATACGCTACCCACTTAATCTATTTGTCAAAAGCCGATAAAACCTATGAAATAGAAGAAAAAATTATCAAATCGATATTTGCTAAACAGCCTAAACGTGCTGATGTTTATTGGTTCTTCCATATCAACCGAACCAATGAACCGTTTACGCTCAATTATGAAGTTGTTGAGTTATTAGATGATAAAGTCATTAAAATCATACTCAATATTGGGTTCCGTGTGCAGCCTAAAGTAGAGTTGTATTTCAAGAAAATTGTACAAGATTTGGTGAACCAAAAACAATTGAATTTACACATACGTCCTGATGGCTCTTCCAAATACAATTCAGAACCCGATTTCAAATTTGTAATCATCGAGAAGTTTATATCCGTAGAAAATGAATTTGCCTTTAAGGAAGGTTGGTTGTTAACTTCTTACTTCTGGCTCAAAAAACTATCCTTATCGGATGAAAAAGCCTTTGGATTAGACAAAAGTGATGTCGCTATCGAAGAATATCCCATGGTGTATTCCCCCGTAACTAACTTAGAATTAAACAGAAAATAA
- a CDS encoding response regulator — MSNLFSILVIDDESQIRKLLEITLEANGYKLLFAVNAKEGITMAASHQPDLILLDLGLPDEDGQVVLKQLRDWYHNPIIILSVKSTEEEIVKALDSGANDYLTKPFRTQELLARIRTALRGSFNQNQEPVIVFGNITVDLVSRVIKMKDEIVKLTATEYNLLTLLLKNDGRVLTHQYILKEIWGNSYADQTQYLRVFVAQLRKKIEEDPNRPKYILTESGVGYRFNSS; from the coding sequence ATGAGTAATCTGTTTTCTATATTAGTCATTGATGACGAAAGTCAAATCAGAAAACTTCTAGAGATTACTTTAGAAGCCAATGGATATAAATTGCTTTTTGCGGTCAATGCCAAAGAAGGAATAACCATGGCTGCAAGTCATCAACCTGATTTAATTTTACTAGATTTAGGGTTGCCTGATGAAGACGGACAAGTTGTACTGAAACAATTACGAGATTGGTATCACAACCCAATCATTATCCTATCGGTAAAAAGTACTGAGGAAGAAATTGTAAAAGCCTTAGACAGTGGTGCCAATGATTATCTAACGAAACCATTTCGTACACAAGAATTGTTGGCCCGAATTAGAACGGCTTTGAGAGGTAGCTTTAATCAAAATCAAGAACCTGTAATTGTCTTTGGAAACATTACTGTTGATTTAGTATCTAGAGTGATTAAAATGAAAGACGAAATTGTAAAACTCACGGCCACCGAATACAACTTGCTTACCTTATTGTTAAAAAATGATGGAAGGGTCTTGACGCACCAATACATATTAAAAGAAATCTGGGGCAATAGTTATGCAGATCAAACGCAATACTTAAGAGTCTTTGTGGCACAACTTCGCAAAAAGATAGAAGAAGATCCTAATCGTCCAAAATATATACTGACAGAATCCGGCGTAGGCTACCGCTTTAATTCCAGCTAA
- a CDS encoding L-serine ammonia-lyase: MEECISVFDMLKIGVGPSSSHTLGPWRAAERFLTELQTEHLFDKITRVKVDLYGSLSLTGKGHATDLAIMLGLSGQDPEYIPVQDIAGIIKNIEETNEINLGNKISIPFYFLQDIVFNKNFLPFHANGLTFTAYLMDDTEYTSTFYSIGGGFVVKEERVNAKKKLAIKCAFPFPIQNAEELLHYTITQNKSISEIVYANEISMRPEAEVHSELMRIWNTMLECLYIGCHSEGILPGGLNVRRRAFDMHQGLIGLANYNNPQEWLETIRKTEVKFRQILKWVSCFALATNEVNAALGRVVTAPTNGSAGVIPAVLMYYLVIENHEAGEKEIKQFLMVAGEIGSIFKKGSTISAAMGGCQAEIGVSSAMAAAALCEVMGGTPDQVLMAAEIAMEHHLGLTCDPIGGLVQIPCIERNTMGAIKAINAAELAMETDAKNAKVPLDKVIDTMWQTAKDMNSKYKETSEGGLAVAVNMADC, encoded by the coding sequence ATGGAAGAATGTATCTCTGTTTTTGATATGCTCAAAATTGGTGTAGGCCCTTCAAGTTCTCACACACTTGGACCTTGGCGTGCAGCAGAACGTTTTTTAACCGAGTTGCAAACTGAACATTTATTCGATAAAATAACTCGTGTCAAAGTGGATTTATATGGTTCTCTTTCCTTAACGGGAAAAGGGCATGCTACTGATTTAGCCATCATGCTAGGATTAAGCGGACAAGACCCTGAATACATTCCGGTTCAAGACATTGCGGGTATTATAAAAAACATAGAAGAGACCAACGAAATCAATTTAGGAAACAAAATCAGCATTCCGTTTTATTTTCTACAAGATATCGTTTTTAATAAAAACTTCCTTCCGTTTCATGCCAATGGTTTGACTTTTACTGCTTACTTAATGGATGATACAGAATACACTTCTACCTTCTACTCTATCGGTGGTGGATTTGTAGTCAAAGAAGAACGGGTGAATGCTAAGAAGAAGTTAGCCATAAAATGTGCCTTCCCTTTCCCGATACAAAATGCGGAAGAGCTATTACACTATACTATTACTCAAAACAAATCTATTTCTGAGATTGTCTATGCCAATGAAATCTCAATGCGTCCTGAAGCAGAAGTGCATAGTGAGCTCATGCGTATTTGGAACACTATGTTGGAATGCCTTTATATTGGATGCCATTCTGAAGGGATTTTACCTGGTGGTTTAAATGTAAGAAGACGAGCGTTTGATATGCATCAAGGACTAATTGGTTTGGCTAACTATAACAATCCACAAGAATGGCTAGAAACCATCCGAAAAACGGAAGTAAAGTTTCGTCAAATATTGAAATGGGTTTCCTGTTTTGCTTTGGCTACTAATGAAGTTAATGCTGCATTAGGTCGTGTAGTAACGGCACCTACAAATGGAAGTGCTGGCGTTATCCCAGCCGTTTTAATGTACTATTTAGTGATAGAAAACCATGAGGCTGGAGAGAAAGAAATTAAACAATTCTTGATGGTCGCTGGTGAAATAGGAAGCATTTTCAAAAAAGGCTCTACCATTTCGGCTGCTATGGGAGGTTGTCAGGCTGAAATTGGCGTTTCTTCTGCTATGGCTGCGGCTGCTTTATGCGAAGTTATGGGTGGCACTCCTGATCAAGTTTTAATGGCTGCAGAAATCGCTATGGAGCATCATTTGGGTTTAACTTGTGATCCTATTGGAGGCTTAGTTCAAATTCCGTGTATAGAAAGAAATACCATGGGAGCTATCAAAGCCATCAACGCTGCAGAACTCGCTATGGAAACTGATGCTAAAAATGCTAAAGTACCTTTAGACAAAGTAATTGATACCATGTGGCAAACCGCCAAAGACATGAATTCTAAATACAAAGAAACCTCTGAAGGAGGGCTAGCGGTAGCTGTGAATATGGCAGATTGTTAG
- a CDS encoding porin, whose amino-acid sequence MKRYFCLGLFLMLYSVTFSQEKKEVKFIFSGFFETFYAYDFNQPDVSKKLPFMYNYNRHNEPNLNIGLLRARVAYQNVYASVAVHAGTYVDDNYANEKMKYLSEAYFGMYLDSLKKQTIEIGILPSYIGFESATTATNLTLTRSILAENSPYFMTGVKYNYRPNDKWSFSGLLTNGWQRINTVKSNIPPSLGSQISYKPNAKALFNWSTFFGKELYLEQWSARYFSNFYWDNQWNTKWRTIMGFDMGIQTNESTDQKVYWLSPVIITQYSLSSKWQTAVRLEYYQDANAVLIATDDEFRTFGTSFNLDYFIISKLKCRAEARYLKNKGKVFTNGTTLVDDNFFVTTSLSYEF is encoded by the coding sequence ATGAAACGCTATTTTTGTCTTGGTTTATTTTTGATGCTTTATTCCGTTACTTTTTCTCAAGAAAAGAAAGAAGTAAAGTTCATCTTTTCTGGTTTTTTTGAAACGTTTTATGCTTATGATTTTAATCAACCTGATGTTTCAAAAAAGCTCCCCTTTATGTATAATTATAATCGGCATAACGAACCCAATTTAAATATTGGATTGTTACGGGCAAGAGTGGCTTATCAAAATGTTTATGCTAGTGTAGCCGTTCACGCGGGAACCTATGTGGATGATAATTATGCCAATGAGAAAATGAAATATCTAAGTGAAGCCTATTTCGGAATGTATCTGGATAGTCTTAAAAAGCAAACCATTGAGATTGGTATATTGCCAAGTTATATCGGATTTGAATCAGCCACAACAGCTACCAATCTTACTTTGACCCGTTCTATTTTAGCCGAGAACTCTCCTTATTTTATGACGGGAGTAAAATACAATTATAGACCTAATGATAAATGGTCTTTTTCGGGCTTACTTACCAATGGATGGCAACGCATCAATACGGTCAAAAGTAATATTCCACCTTCTTTGGGCTCTCAAATTAGTTATAAACCCAATGCCAAAGCTTTGTTTAATTGGAGTACTTTTTTTGGTAAAGAATTGTATTTAGAACAATGGAGCGCTCGTTATTTTAGTAATTTCTATTGGGACAATCAATGGAATACCAAGTGGCGCACTATAATGGGTTTTGATATGGGAATACAAACGAATGAAAGTACAGATCAAAAAGTCTACTGGTTGAGCCCTGTAATCATTACACAATATAGTCTTTCCTCAAAATGGCAAACCGCTGTAAGATTGGAATATTATCAGGATGCTAATGCAGTTCTTATTGCTACTGATGATGAATTTAGAACTTTTGGAACTTCATTCAATTTAGATTACTTCATTATTTCAAAACTGAAATGCAGGGCAGAGGCCAGGTATTTAAAAAATAAAGGAAAAGTATTTACCAACGGAACAACCTTAGTAGACGATAATTTCTTTGTCACTACCAGCTTGTCTTATGAATTCTAA
- the ytxJ gene encoding bacillithiol system redox-active protein YtxJ has product MSFLKNMFGTSSDETTSKVGWRLLTDLGQLNEIIQESTEKPVVIFKHSTRCYISKSALKQFENEFDLQEKVIPYFLDLIEHRAISNEIAVRFGVEHQSPQLIVIKDGKAVYDASHENIDAAQLEQFI; this is encoded by the coding sequence ATGAGTTTTTTAAAGAATATGTTTGGCACATCTAGTGATGAAACTACTTCAAAAGTAGGTTGGAGACTATTAACCGATTTAGGTCAGCTTAATGAAATAATACAAGAATCTACTGAAAAGCCAGTGGTTATTTTTAAACACAGTACCCGATGTTATATCAGTAAATCGGCTCTTAAGCAATTTGAAAATGAGTTTGATTTACAAGAAAAAGTAATTCCTTATTTTCTAGACTTAATAGAACACCGCGCTATATCAAATGAAATTGCTGTTCGTTTTGGAGTGGAACATCAATCGCCCCAACTTATCGTTATAAAAGACGGTAAAGCAGTTTATGATGCTTCCCATGAAAATATTGATGCTGCCCAATTAGAGCAGTTTATATAA
- a CDS encoding porin translates to MKQFIISLALLSGSSLLAQQSTIQDTLKEKVPFDGMDMSWQNGSDRRTTPPVLTSKYFVGSIMIDANYTHSFNNPIDNTVVGSTALARNNEIQISSANIGGEFNYEGARGKIMMQFGTRSTVVPRNDYSVYRGQYQLDNVYRYLSEAYAGYHFNTWYGINVDAGMFMSYIGLNSYYQAENWEYQASFTSDNTPWFFNGVRVQIFPTKHLKIEGWLINGWQSYAKFNSMPGLGGNVTWCPNEAVKVLTNDYYGTDAAGLSKRIRFHSDNSLLVRYYNQPTARGISKAAFSSTFDVGFESGDGVGGFNGTADNPSQYFLSGMVYNRVWFNKNKMAWTIGGGYMTNPGRYLVLYPTGDASPLPNPNNPTQTQGTHPFTANPGDEFKGWDCSTNFDFMPNQSITFRVEFVHREASVPYFAGSGGITSPTGYTTTPLPSDWQPDLVKLENRIIFAVLFRI, encoded by the coding sequence ATGAAACAATTTATAATTTCTCTAGCACTACTTTCAGGAAGTAGTCTATTGGCCCAACAAAGCACTATTCAAGATACCCTAAAAGAAAAAGTACCCTTTGATGGTATGGATATGTCTTGGCAAAATGGTTCGGACAGAAGGACAACTCCGCCCGTTTTAACCTCTAAATATTTTGTTGGAAGCATCATGATTGATGCCAATTATACCCATTCGTTCAACAATCCTATTGACAATACGGTCGTGGGTTCAACCGCTTTGGCACGCAATAATGAAATACAAATCTCAAGCGCGAATATTGGTGGCGAATTTAATTACGAAGGAGCCAGAGGTAAAATCATGATGCAGTTCGGAACGCGTTCTACGGTGGTACCTCGTAATGATTACAGCGTTTATCGTGGACAGTACCAATTGGACAATGTGTATCGCTATTTATCCGAAGCTTATGCTGGATATCATTTTAATACATGGTACGGAATTAATGTCGATGCCGGTATGTTCATGTCTTATATTGGTTTGAATTCCTATTATCAAGCTGAAAATTGGGAGTACCAAGCTTCTTTTACTTCAGATAATACGCCTTGGTTTTTTAACGGAGTGCGAGTACAAATCTTTCCGACGAAACATTTGAAAATAGAAGGATGGTTAATTAACGGTTGGCAAAGCTATGCCAAGTTTAATAGTATGCCAGGACTAGGAGGGAATGTGACTTGGTGCCCAAATGAAGCGGTAAAAGTTTTAACAAATGATTATTACGGAACCGATGCAGCAGGTTTGTCTAAACGCATTCGTTTCCATTCGGATAATAGCTTGTTGGTGCGTTATTATAATCAACCAACTGCTAGAGGAATTAGTAAAGCGGCTTTCTCTAGTACGTTTGATGTCGGTTTTGAAAGCGGTGATGGTGTAGGTGGTTTTAATGGCACTGCTGATAATCCTTCGCAATATTTCTTGAGTGGTATGGTTTATAACCGTGTTTGGTTTAATAAAAACAAAATGGCTTGGACGATAGGAGGAGGGTATATGACTAATCCTGGTCGTTATTTGGTATTGTATCCAACGGGAGATGCGAGTCCGTTACCGAATCCAAATAACCCAACACAAACGCAAGGAACCCATCCTTTTACTGCTAATCCTGGGGATGAGTTTAAAGGTTGGGATTGTTCTACTAATTTTGATTTTATGCCGAATCAAAGTATTACGTTCCGAGTGGAATTCGTGCACCGTGAAGCCAGTGTTCCTTATTTTGCTGGTAGTGGAGGTATAACTTCTCCAACAGGATATACTACAACACCTTTGCCTTCTGATTGGCAACCTGATTTAGTAAAATTGGAAAATCGAATTATATTCGCCGTTTTATTTAGAATCTAG